The proteins below come from a single Hemiscyllium ocellatum isolate sHemOce1 chromosome 24, sHemOce1.pat.X.cur, whole genome shotgun sequence genomic window:
- the sart3 gene encoding squamous cell carcinoma antigen recognized by T-cells 3: MMATIGRRRSSEAEELEVGSAGDSEEEMEDSSEDEQENEAEIQRLEEQLSISAYDYNCHVDLIKLLRQEGELEKLRAARQKMSELFPLTEELWLDWLKDEILMAEGAADRENVYELFEKAIKDYICPEIWLEYAQYSIGGIGQQGGIERARAIFDRALTAAGLHMTKGVAIWEAFREFENAILGTLQASPGSILTPEQQELVNAQLERIHTLFKRQLGVPLLDMETTYAEYEEWADELPSESVTQMYKKALQQMEKRKPFEESLLVADPPKLAEYQAYIDFEMKEGDPARIQIIFERALSENCLVPDLWARFTLYLDRQLKIKDLVLSAHERAVRNCPWIVGLWKRYLLALERHRAEHKVITETFEKALNAGFIQATDYVELWQAYLDYLRRRVNFSQDSSKELEELRSAFSRGLDYLKQDIEQRFGESGDPSCTILQNWARIEARLCKNMQKAREIWDRIMTKGNATYANMWLEYYNLERAHGDSQHCRKALHRAVQCTTDYPEHVCDVLLAFERVEGSLEDWDLAVEKTETRLNRVNEQRAKAAEKEALLTKQEEEKNMQRKKGRSEKKAARKAQKQALPGDKRKADEEEWGSQTDQPNKRSRALELEETEEEDLSTECGLFGRKSSTKILETPALQKQKAAAATRNKVLHDDSKDNLTVFVSNLSYSMPNPEERLKEMFQSFGEIADVRPVYNNRGLFRGYCYVEFKEEKAATSALRLDRQELEGRPMFVSPCVDKTKNPDFKVFRYSTSLEKHKVFISGLPFSCTKEELEEICKEHGSLKDIRLVTNRSGKPKGLAYAEYENEAQASQAVLKMDGMVIKDHTISVAISNPPQRKQTTKVETSRSSGSLLPRQVYGARGKGRTQLALVPRALQRLPIPAANTENGTLRDQDGNSKGDSSVMGETKKMTNADFAKMLLKK; encoded by the exons ATGATGGCGACTATCGGGAGGCGACGGTCGAGTGAGGCCGAGGAATTGGAGGTTGGAAGTGCGGGTGACTCGGAGGAGGAAATGGAAGACTCTTCAGAAGATGAGCAGGAAAACGAGGCGGAAATTCAGCGGTTGGAAGAGCAG CTTTCCATCAGTGCCTATGATTACAACTGTCATGTGGATCTAATTAAATTGTTGCGTCAAGAGGGGGAGCTGGAGAAATTACGAGCTGCTCGACAGAAGATGAGTGAACTATTCCCCCTTACAGAAG AGCTTTGGCTGGACTGGctgaaggatgagattctaatGGCAGAGGGAGCAGCCGACAGGGAGAATGTTTATGAACTCTTTGAGAAGGCCATCAAAGATTATATTT GTCCTGAGATATGGCTGGAATATGCCCAGTACTCCATTGGTGGGATTGGTCAGCAGGGTGGTATTGAGCGAGCTCGTGCAATATTTGATCGAGCTTTAACTGCTGCTGGATTACATATGACAAAAGGAGTAGCGATCTGGGAAGCATTTAGAGAATTTGAAAATGCTATTTTAGGAACCTTACAG GCCTCACCCGGTAGCATTTTGACTCCAGAACAGCAGGAGCTGGTGAATGCACAGCTTGAGCGGATACACACACTCTTCAAGAGGCAGCTGGGCGTCCCTTTGCTTG ATATGGAGACCACGTATGCTGAATATGAGGAATGGGCTGATGAGCTACCCAGTGAATCTGTGACACAAATGTACAAGAAGGCCCTGCAGCAGATGGAAAAACGCAAGCCCTTTGAAGAAAGTCTG TTGGTAGCAGATCCTCCCAAACTAGCAGAATATCAAGCTTACATTGACTTTGAGATGAAGGAAGGCGATCCAGCACGAATTCAGATAATCTTTGAACGGGCACTGTCTGAGAACTGTTTAGTGCCAGACTTGTGGGCACGTTTCACCCTGTATCTG GACAGACAGCTGAAGATTAAAGATCTAGTTTTGTCTGCACATGAACGTGCTGTTCGAAATTGCCCTTGGATAGTTGGGTTGTGGAAACGATATCTTCTAGCATTGGAACGACACAGAGCTGAACACAAAGTTATAACAG AAACCTTTGAAAAAGCGTTGAATGCTGGGTTTATCCAAGCTACAGACTATGTGGAGCTTTGGCAAGCATATCTCGACTACCTGAGACGGAGAGTCAATTTCAGCCAAG ATTCCAGTAAAGAGCTGGAGGAGCTCAGATCAGCTTTCAGTCGTGGTCTTGACTACTTGAAACAGGATATAGAGCAAC GATTCGGTGAGAGTGGGGACCCCTCATGTACAATTTTACAGAATTGGGCAAGGATTGAG GCAAGGCTGTGTAAAAATATGCAGAAAGCCAGAGAAATCTGGGACAGAATCATGACCAAAGGAAATGCAACATATGCCAACATGTGGTTGGAATATTACAATTTAGAGCG AGCTCATGGCGACAGTCAACACTGCAGAAAGGCCTTGCATCGAGCAGTACAATGTACCACTGACTATCCTGAGCATGTCTGTGATGTGCTGCTTGCCTTCGAAAGGGTGGAGG GTTCTTTGGAAGATTGGGACCTAGCTGTAGAGAAGACTGAGACCCGACTTAACCGAGTTAATGAGCAGAGAGCCAAA GCGGCAGAGAAGGAAGCCCTGCTCACAAAACAGGAAGAAGAGAAAAATATGCAGCGGAAGAAGGGCCGATCTGAAAAGAAAGCTGCGAGAAAGGCCCAGAAACAGGCCTTACCTGGAGACAAACGCAAagcagatgaggaggaatggggCAGCCAAACAG ATCAACCAAATAAAAGATCTCGAGCTCTGGAGCTGGAAGAAACTGAAGAAGAAGATCTGTCTACAGAATGTGGTCTGTTTGGTCGTAAAAGTAGCACAAAGATCCTAGAGACTCCAGCATTGCAGAAACAAAAGGCTGCAGCTGCCACAAGGAACAAAGTTCTTCATGACGACAGCAAGGATAACCTGACTGTGTTTGTCAGTAATCTGTCATATTCAATGCCCAACCCTGAGGAGAGGCTGAAGGAAATGTTTCAGAGTTTTGGTGAAATTGCAGATGTCCGCCCAGTTTACAATAATAGGGGACTTTTTCGAGGCTATTGTTATGTGGAGTTTAAGGAAGAGAAAGCAGCCACCAGTGCCTTGCGGCTGGACCGCCAGGAGTTAGAAGGCCGGCCAATGTTTGTTTCACCCTGTGTTGATAAAACAAAGAATCCAGATTTTAAG GTATTTAGGTACAGCACTAGCTTGGAGAAACACAAGGTTTTTATTTCTGGTTTACCTTTCTCCTGCACTAAAGAGGAACTGGAAGAAATCTGCAAAGAGCATGGAAGTCTAAAGGACATTCGTCTTGTCACTAACCGCTCTGGAAAACCAAAG GGTTTAGCATATGCTGAATATGAAAATGAAGCCCAAGCCTCCCAGGCTGTTCTTAAGATGGATGGCATGGTAATTAAAGATCACACAATCAGTGTAGCCATCAGTAatccaccccagagaaaacagaCTACCAAGGTCGAAACCAGCAGATCTTCTGGCTCATTGCTTCCTCGGCAGGTGTATGGAGC GAGGGGCAAAGGTCGAACACAGCTTGCACTTGTACCTCGTGCATTACAACGTTTGCCTATACCTGCAGCGAATACTGAAAATGGTACTTTGAGGGATCAGGATGGCAATTCCAAAGGTGATTCCTCTGTAATGGGAGAGACTAAAAAGATGACGAATGCAGATTTTGCAAAGATGCTGCTGAAAAAATAA